Within Streptomyces sp. SS1-1, the genomic segment CGATTCCGTTTTGGGGCTCTGGTGTGAAGGGTTCCCGTCGCAAGACGGGGCCTGTCGCATCACAGCGGTGTAGCTCAGTCGGTAGAGCAAGCGGCTCATAATCGCTGTGTCACCGGTTCAAGTCCGGTCACCGCTACTGACAGTAGCCGATTGCGGGGTCGGTCCTTCGATCGGCTACTCTTTCTTGCGTTGAATCAGTCCATCCGTTCGTCTTAGGAGCACTCACGTGGCTGCCACCGACGTCCGCCCGAAGATCACGCTGGCCTGCGTGGAGTGCAAGGAGCGGAACTACATCACCAAGAAGAACCGGCGTAACAACCCGGACCGACTGGAGATGAAGAAGCACTGCCCGCGTTGCAACGCGCACACCGCGCACCGCGAAACGCGATAAATCAGGCTCGTACGCGAGGCCGTCCCCGATCGTGGGGGCGGCCTCGCGTCGTTTCCGCTCCGGTTACCGGTCGGTTCCGGCCGGCCGGTACATCGGAGCGGGGCGCGCGCAGCCGCGTCAGGACATTCGCAGCAGACAGCAGGAGGTGCCGGGCCATGGCGCTCGACCAGTCCTTCGTGGGGCGGAGCTACCCGCCCACCGAGCCCTACGAGGTGGGGCGGGAGAAGATCCGTGAGTTCGCGGTGGCGGTGGGGGACGCCAACCCGGTCTACACGGACCCGGAGGCCGCCAAGGCGCTCGGTCACCCCGATGTGATCGCCCCGCCGACCTTCGTCTTCGCCATCACCTTCGCGGCCGCCGGGCAGGTCGTCGCCGACCCGCAGCTGGGCCTGGACTACAGCCGGGTGGTGCACGGCGATCAGAAGTTCGCCTATACGCGCCCGGTGCGCGCCGGCGACCGGCTCTCCGTGACCTCGACGATCGAGGCCGTCAAGACCATGGCGGGCAACGACATCCTGGACGTCCGCGGCGAGGTCCACGACGAGGCCGGCGAGCACGTCGTGACCGCCTGGACGAAGCTCGTGGCGCGCGGAGCCGAGGAAGGGCAGGGCTGAGACCGATGACGGCGAAGATCGCGTACGACGAAGTCGAGGTCGGCACCGAGCTGCCCGCCCAACGTTTCCCCGTGACACGCGCCACACTGGTGCGGTACGCGGGTGCCTCGGGTGACTTCAACCCGATCCACTGGAACGAGAAGTTCGCCAAGGAGGTCGGGCTGCCGGACGTCATCGCGCACGGCATGTTCACCATGGCCGAGGCGATCCGGGTGGTCACCGACTGGACCGGCGACCCGGCGGCCGTCGTCGAGTACGGCGTCCGCTTCACCAAGCCCGTCGTCGTCCCGAACGACGACAAGGGCGCCACGATCGAGGTCAGCGGCAAGGTAGCGGCCAAGCTCGACGACAAGAAGGTCCGTGTGGACCTGACCGTGATGAGCGCCGGGCTGAAGGTGCTCGGCATGTCCCGGGCGGTCGTCCAGCTGGCGTGACGCACACGCGCGCGTGAGGGGCGTCCCGCCTGGCGGGGCGCCCCTTGTCCGTACCCGGGCCGATCCCCGAAAACCGCCCTTGACTTAGTTAGTGATTGCGTACTAACTTCGAAACATGGTCAGGATGAGTGCGGAGGAGAGGCGCGAGAGCGTCGTGCGGGCGGCCATGGCCGAGTTCGCGCGGGGCGGCTACTACGGCACGTCCACCGAGTCGATCGCCAGGCGGGTCGGCGTCTCGCAGCCGTATCTCTTCCGGCTCTTCCCGGGCAAGCGGGCGATCTTCCTGGCCGCCGCCGAGCAGTGCGTGGAGGACATCCACCGGGTGTTCGCCGAGGCCGCCGAAGGGGTGGAGGGCGAGGAGGCCCTGCACGCCATGGGTGAGGCCTATCACCGCATGGTCTCCGAGCAGCCCGAGCGGCTGATGATGCAGATGCAGATGTTCCTCGCCGTGGCCGCCGCCGAGCAGGAGGGCGACCGCGAGTTCGGCGAGGCCGTCCGGGCCGGCTGGATGCGCCTGTGGGACACCGTGCATCTGCCGCTGGGGGCGGACGTGCAGGAGACGACGACCTTCATGGCGTACGGGATGCTCATCAACTGCCTGGTGGCCATGGGCTTCCCGCCCGAGCACCGGGTCTGGGCGGGCATGGAGTCCGCCGAGCGCGATGAGGGCGAGAGCGGGAACGGGTCGTAGGGGAGGGCGGCGGGGATCGTCGCGCTCTTTTGTGGCCGCGAAAGTTAGTGATCAATAACTACCAAGCGGAATCGCACACTCCTGGGGGAGCGATGTCACACCGGACCGATCGGAACGCGGGGGAGACGAACCCGCGCGGGGCCCTCTGGGCCCTGGTCATCACGAGCGTCGCCGGATTCATGGCGGCACTCGACAACCTCGTCGTCACCACCGCGCTGCCCTCCATCCGGAAGGACCTGGGCGGCGGACTGCACGACCTGGAATGGACGGTCAGCGCCTACACGCTCACCTTCGCCGTCCTGCTGATGTTCGGCGCGGCGCTCGGGGACCGCTTCGGCCGCCGCAGGCTCTTCCTCGTCGGCATCACGATCTTCACCGCCGCGTCCGCCGGCGCGGCCCTCGCCCCCGGCATCGACTCCCTGATCGCCGCCCGCGCGGTGCAGGGCGTCGGGGCCGCGATCATGATGCCGCTCACCCTCACCCTGCTGACGGCGGCGGTGCCCGCGGCCCGGCGCGGGATGGCGTTCGGCATCTGGGGGGCGGTCAACGGGCTCGCGGTCGCGTCCGGGCCGCTCATCGGGGGCAGCCTCACCGAGCACATCTCCTGGCAGTGGATCTTCTGGCTGAACGTCCCGCTGGGTGTCGCCCTGCTGCCGCTCGCCCGGCTGCGCCTCGCCGAGTCGCACGGCACCGGAGCCCCGCTCGACCTCCCCGGCACCCTGCTGGCCAGCGGCGGCCTCTTCGGGATCGTGTACGGGCTGGTGCGCGGCCCCGCAGACGGCTGGACCGGGCGTCTGGTCCTGACCGGCCTGTTCGCGGGCGGCGCGCTGCTCGCCGGGTTCGTCCTCTACGGCACCCGGGCCCGCAACCCCATGCTGCCCATGCGGCTGTTCCGCTCCCGTGCCTTCGCCGGGATCAACGCCGCGAGCCTGCTGATGTTCCTCGGCATGTTCGGGTCGATCTTCCTGCTCAGCCAGTACATGCAGGGCGTGCTCGGCTACTCGCCGACCGAGGCGGGCCTGCGGATGCTCCCCTGGACCGGTATGCCGATGCTGGTCGCGCCGGTCGCGGGCATCCTCGCCGACCGGATCGGGGGCCGGCCCGTGGTCGCCACGGGACTGTTCCTCCAGGCCGCCGGACTCGCCTACATGGCGTCCGTGGTCACCGTCGACGTCTCCTACGCCGGCCAGCTGCCCGGTCTGATCATCAGCGGGGTCGGGATGGCGCTGTTCTTCGCGCCCGCCTCCCACCTGGTCATGTCCAGCGTCCGCCCCGCCGAACAGGGCATCGCGTCCGGCGCCAACAACGCCCTGCGCGAGGTCGGCGGCGCGCTCGGCATCGCGATCATGGGCTCGATCTTCGCGGCCCAGGGCGGCTACGAGACCGGCCAGACCTTCGTCGACGGGCTGCGGCCCGCCCTGGTCACCGGCGCCGCCGTGGTGGCGCTCGCCGGTGCCGCCGCCCTGTTCGTCCCGGGCCGGCGGCACGCCGTCGAGGCCGCCGACGAGGCGGGGAGCCTCCCAGAGCGCGAGCTCCAGCCGGCCTCCCGGTGACCTCGCCCCACCCTCGTCCGTCCACCGAGAACAGAGGAACAGCCGTGCCCACGCTTCCCTGGACCACGCCGAACCCCGTTCCACCCGGCGCCGACGTGCACGTCTTCGCCTCCCGCTTCGAGACCCGCACCCTCTGGGGAGCGTTCGCCTTCTTCCTGCGCACGCCGGGCGTGTGGCGGCAGGTGAGCCGGGCGCCCGGGGCGTACGGCGCCACGCTGAAGGCCGAGGTGTTCCGGAAGACCTTCTGGACCCTGTCCGCCTGGGAGTCGCCGGCCGCGCTGAAGGAGTTCGCCCGCTCCGGCCCGCACGCCCCGACCGCCCGGGGCCTGTCCGGGCGGATGCGGGACGCGAAGTTCACCCGCTGGGAGGTGCCGGGCGACGCGCTCCCGCTGGACTGGAGCGAGGCGCGGCGCCGGCTCACCTGACCGGCACGCGCGCGTGGAGCCCGTCACGGTCCCGGTATCCACAGGGGTGCCGGGGCCGTCGGCGCCGTCTCGTAGTCTTGGGCGCGTGCAGGTACTCCACGACGCGCCCCTCGCCCCCCTCACCACCTTCCGGCTGGGCGGCCCGGCCACCCGCCTGGTCACCGCCACCACCGACGCCGAGGTGATCGACGTCGTGCGCGAGGCGGACGCCACGGGGACCCCGCTGCTGGTCATCGGCGGCGGGTCGAACCTGGTCATCGGCGACAAGGGCTTCGA encodes:
- a CDS encoding MaoC family dehydratase N-terminal domain-containing protein, producing the protein MALDQSFVGRSYPPTEPYEVGREKIREFAVAVGDANPVYTDPEAAKALGHPDVIAPPTFVFAITFAAAGQVVADPQLGLDYSRVVHGDQKFAYTRPVRAGDRLSVTSTIEAVKTMAGNDILDVRGEVHDEAGEHVVTAWTKLVARGAEEGQG
- a CDS encoding MFS transporter codes for the protein MSHRTDRNAGETNPRGALWALVITSVAGFMAALDNLVVTTALPSIRKDLGGGLHDLEWTVSAYTLTFAVLLMFGAALGDRFGRRRLFLVGITIFTAASAGAALAPGIDSLIAARAVQGVGAAIMMPLTLTLLTAAVPAARRGMAFGIWGAVNGLAVASGPLIGGSLTEHISWQWIFWLNVPLGVALLPLARLRLAESHGTGAPLDLPGTLLASGGLFGIVYGLVRGPADGWTGRLVLTGLFAGGALLAGFVLYGTRARNPMLPMRLFRSRAFAGINAASLLMFLGMFGSIFLLSQYMQGVLGYSPTEAGLRMLPWTGMPMLVAPVAGILADRIGGRPVVATGLFLQAAGLAYMASVVTVDVSYAGQLPGLIISGVGMALFFAPASHLVMSSVRPAEQGIASGANNALREVGGALGIAIMGSIFAAQGGYETGQTFVDGLRPALVTGAAVVALAGAAALFVPGRRHAVEAADEAGSLPERELQPASR
- the rpmG gene encoding 50S ribosomal protein L33, with translation MAATDVRPKITLACVECKERNYITKKNRRNNPDRLEMKKHCPRCNAHTAHRETR
- a CDS encoding MaoC family dehydratase, which encodes MTAKIAYDEVEVGTELPAQRFPVTRATLVRYAGASGDFNPIHWNEKFAKEVGLPDVIAHGMFTMAEAIRVVTDWTGDPAAVVEYGVRFTKPVVVPNDDKGATIEVSGKVAAKLDDKKVRVDLTVMSAGLKVLGMSRAVVQLA
- a CDS encoding DUF3291 domain-containing protein, which encodes MPTLPWTTPNPVPPGADVHVFASRFETRTLWGAFAFFLRTPGVWRQVSRAPGAYGATLKAEVFRKTFWTLSAWESPAALKEFARSGPHAPTARGLSGRMRDAKFTRWEVPGDALPLDWSEARRRLT
- a CDS encoding TetR/AcrR family transcriptional regulator; amino-acid sequence: MVRMSAEERRESVVRAAMAEFARGGYYGTSTESIARRVGVSQPYLFRLFPGKRAIFLAAAEQCVEDIHRVFAEAAEGVEGEEALHAMGEAYHRMVSEQPERLMMQMQMFLAVAAAEQEGDREFGEAVRAGWMRLWDTVHLPLGADVQETTTFMAYGMLINCLVAMGFPPEHRVWAGMESAERDEGESGNGS